A window of the Equus przewalskii isolate Varuska chromosome 10, EquPr2, whole genome shotgun sequence genome harbors these coding sequences:
- the LOC103565054 gene encoding keratin, type I cytoskeletal 16, producing the protein MTSCSRQFTSSSSMKGSCGIGGGSSRMSSVLAGGSYRAPSAYGGGMSVSSSRYSSMGACGLGGGYGGGFSSSSFGGALGGGFGGGYGGGLGAGFGAGFGAGFGGGDGGLLSGNEKITMQNLNDRLASYLDKVRALEEANTDLEVKIRDWYQRQRPTEAKDYSPYFRTIEDLRNKIIAATIENAQPILQIDNARLAADDFRTKYEHELTLRQSVEADINGLRRVLDELTLARTDLEMQIESLKEELAYMRKNHEEEMLALRGQTGGDVSVEMDAAPGVDLSRILNEMRDQYEQMAEKNRRDVEAWFLSKTEELNKEVASNSELVQTSRSEVTELRRVFQGLEIELQSQLSMKASLENSLEETKGRYCMQLAQIQGLISSVEEQLAQLRCEMEQQSQEYQILLDVKTRLEQEIATYRRLLEGEDAHLSSQHMSSQSYSSRDVISSSSSSSGRQTRSILKEMDSSSFSQGQNSKH; encoded by the exons ATGACCTCCTGCAGCCGCCAGTtcacctcctccagctccatgAAGGGCTCCTGTGGCATCGGTGGTGGCTCCAGCCGCATGTCCTCTGTCCTGGCCGGAGGGTCCTACCGGGCCCCCAGCGCCTACGGGGGCGGCATGTCGGTCTCCTCCAGCCGCTACTCCTCCATGGGAGCCTGCGGACTGGGGGGCGGCTATGGCGGCggcttcagcagcagcagctttgGTGGAGCTCTGGGTGGCGGCTTCGGTGGAGGATATGGTGGTGGCCTTGGTGCTGGCTTTGGTGCTGGCTTTGGTGCTGgctttggtggtggtgatggtggcctCCTCTCTGGCAATGAGAAGATCACGATGCAGAACCTCAACGACCGCCTGGCCTCCTACCTGGACAAGGTGCGCGCCCTGGAGGAGGCCAACACCGACCTGGAGGTGAAGATCCGCGACTGGTACCAGAGGCAGCGGCCCACTGAGGCCAAGGACTACAGCCCCTACTTCAGGACCATTGAGGACCTGAGGAACAAG ATCATTGCGGCCACCATTGAGAATGCTCAGCCCATTCTGCAGATCGACAATGCCAGGCTGGCGGCGGATGACTTCAGGACCAA GTATGAGCACGAGCTGACCCTGCGCCAGAGCGTGGAGGCCGACATCAACGGCCTGCGCAGGGTGCTGGACGAGCTGACCCTGGCCAGGACGGACCTGGAGATGCAGATCGAGAGCCTGAAGGAGGAGCTGGCCTACATGAGGAAGAATCACGAAGAG GAGATGCTTGCCCTGCGGGGTCAGACCGGTGGGGACGTCAGCGTGGAGATGGATGCTGCACCTGGTGTGGACCTGAGCCGCATCCTGAACGAGATGCGCGACCAGTATGAGCAGATGGCGGAGAAGAACCGCAGAGACGTCGAGGCCTGGTTCCTGAGCAAG ACAGAGGAGCTGAACAAAGAAGTGGCCTCCAACAGTGAGCTGGTGCAGACCAGCCGCAGTGAGGTGACTGAGCTGCGGAGGGTGTTCCAGGGCCTGGAGATCGAGCTGCAGTCCCAGCTCAGCATG AAAGCATCCCTGGAGAACAGCCTGGAGGAGACCAAAGGCCGCTACTGCATGCAGCTGGCCCAGATCCAGGGGCTGATCAGCAGCGTGGAGGAGCAGCTGGCCCAGCTGCGCTGCGAGATGGAGCAGCAGAGTCAAGAGTACCAGATCCTGCTGGACGTGAAGACACGGCTGGAGCAGGAGATCGCCACCTACCGCCGCCTGCTGGAGGGAGAAGATGCCCA CCTCTCCTCCCAGCACATGTCCAGCCAATCCTATTCTTCCCGCGATG TTATCTCCTCTTCCTCGTCATCCTCCGGTCGCCAGACCCGGTCCATCCTCAAGGAGATGGACTCTTCCAGTTTCAGCCAGGGCCAGAACTCCAAGCACTGA